A single region of the Massilia sp. erpn genome encodes:
- a CDS encoding energy transducer TonB, giving the protein MNKRLIGFIAAALVSGTAFAGEVPATFDAKNCKAEYPKASLMNEEQGAVTMSFLVSASGDVVESKVDKSSGFKNLDKAAVKAISACKFKPGTKDGSVAQTWTKVDYVWAL; this is encoded by the coding sequence ATGAACAAGCGTTTGATCGGTTTTATCGCAGCAGCCCTGGTTTCCGGTACCGCCTTCGCTGGCGAAGTTCCTGCCACTTTCGATGCCAAAAACTGCAAGGCTGAATATCCAAAAGCCTCGCTGATGAACGAAGAGCAGGGCGCCGTCACCATGTCCTTCCTGGTCTCGGCCAGCGGCGACGTGGTGGAATCCAAAGTGGACAAGTCCAGCGGCTTCAAAAACCTGGACAAAGCTGCCGTGAAAGCCATCAGCGCCTGCAAATTCAAGCCAGGCACCAAGGACGGTTCCGTCGCGCAAACCTGGACCAAAGTGGACTACGTCTGGGCACTGTAA
- a CDS encoding methyl-accepting chemotaxis protein, whose amino-acid sequence MNLAKMKVGTRLGLGFALVLVFLVAVTAVGILRMGQIQDRLDHVVSFNNVVTRLVIDMRNNVADRITSLRVLTLMSDASDMEPEVNRIKAQADKYEGALKKLEAQFAIEATPEEKALLTQIKEHEAATLPAVKKAIDLWMANNAVDATKVMIKEIRPAQKKWMEALDQLAALEDKLNAQVQVDAASGYSSARTFMILMGTLAVIISVIAAYVITRGLLKQLGGEPDYTASIAGSIANGDLSIAIDTDSTDKNSLLSEMREMRDSLVGIVGQVRNGTETIGTASREIAAGNIDLSSRTEMQASSLEKTASAMEELTSTVKQNADNAREANQLAANASDVARKGGAVVSQVVDTMSSINESANKIVDIIGVIDGIAFQTNILALNAAVEAARAGEQGRGFAVVASEVRNLAQRSAGAAKEIKALIGDSVEKVERGSKLVGQAGVTMDEVVASVRRVTDIMGEIANASQEQSAGIEQVNQSIIEMDSMTQQNAALVEEAAAAAQSLQDQAGELARVVSIFKLDPADERALLASLPAVTAVTVAKPVAAARPAPKKAVAAAPAKPKKIAATASAGDEWEEF is encoded by the coding sequence ATGAATTTAGCAAAAATGAAGGTGGGGACGCGTCTGGGTCTCGGATTTGCGCTGGTGCTGGTATTCCTGGTCGCCGTGACGGCGGTGGGTATTTTGCGCATGGGCCAGATCCAGGACCGTCTCGATCACGTGGTCAGCTTTAATAATGTGGTGACCCGCCTGGTGATCGATATGCGCAACAACGTCGCTGACCGCATTACTTCGCTGCGCGTGCTGACCCTGATGTCCGATGCCTCCGATATGGAGCCGGAAGTGAACCGCATCAAGGCCCAGGCCGACAAATACGAAGGCGCGCTGAAAAAACTGGAAGCGCAATTCGCCATCGAAGCGACGCCGGAAGAAAAAGCCCTGCTGACCCAGATCAAGGAACACGAAGCCGCCACCCTGCCGGCCGTGAAGAAAGCCATCGATCTGTGGATGGCGAATAATGCCGTCGACGCCACCAAGGTGATGATCAAGGAAATCCGTCCGGCCCAGAAGAAGTGGATGGAAGCGCTGGACCAGCTGGCGGCCCTGGAAGACAAACTGAATGCGCAAGTGCAGGTCGATGCCGCTTCCGGCTACTCCAGCGCGCGCACCTTCATGATCCTGATGGGCACCCTGGCCGTGATCATCAGCGTGATCGCCGCGTATGTGATCACCCGCGGCCTGCTGAAACAGCTGGGCGGCGAACCTGACTACACCGCTTCGATCGCCGGCAGCATCGCCAACGGCGACCTGTCGATCGCCATCGACACCGATTCCACCGACAAGAACAGCCTGCTGTCCGAGATGCGCGAAATGCGCGATTCCCTGGTGGGCATCGTCGGCCAGGTGCGCAACGGCACCGAAACCATCGGCACCGCCTCGCGCGAAATCGCCGCCGGCAATATCGACCTGTCCTCGCGCACCGAGATGCAGGCTTCCTCGCTGGAGAAAACCGCTTCCGCGATGGAAGAGCTGACCTCCACCGTGAAGCAGAATGCCGACAATGCCCGCGAAGCGAACCAGCTGGCGGCCAATGCCTCCGACGTGGCGCGCAAGGGCGGCGCCGTGGTCTCGCAAGTGGTCGACACCATGAGCTCGATCAACGAATCGGCCAACAAGATCGTGGACATCATCGGCGTCATCGATGGCATCGCCTTCCAGACCAATATCCTGGCGCTGAACGCCGCCGTGGAAGCGGCGCGTGCCGGCGAACAAGGCCGCGGCTTCGCAGTGGTGGCTTCCGAAGTGCGCAACCTGGCACAGCGCTCCGCTGGCGCCGCGAAAGAAATCAAGGCCCTGATCGGCGACTCCGTTGAGAAGGTCGAGCGCGGTTCGAAACTGGTGGGCCAGGCCGGCGTGACGATGGATGAAGTGGTCGCCTCCGTGCGCCGCGTCACCGACATCATGGGCGAGATCGCCAACGCCTCGCAGGAGCAGAGCGCCGGCATCGAGCAGGTCAACCAATCCATCATCGAGATGGACAGCATGACCCAGCAGAACGCCGCGCTGGTGGAAGAAGCGGCCGCCGCCGCGCAAAGCCTGCAGGACCAGGCCGGCGAACTGGCGCGCGTGGTCAGCATCTTCAAGCTCGATCCCGCCGACGAGCGCGCGCTGCTGGCCTCCCTGCCGGCCGTGACCGCGGTGACCGTGGCCAAGCCGGTGGCAGCAGCGCGTCCGGCGCCGAAAAAAGCCGTCGCCGCCGCACCGGCCAAGCCGAAGAAAATCGCCGCCACGGCCAGCGCCGGCGACGAGTGGGAAGAATTCTGA
- the dusA gene encoding tRNA dihydrouridine(20/20a) synthase DusA, with protein sequence MTTISAPTSDTSATAPVRGRRLSVAPMMDWTDRHCRVFHRQITRHTWLYTEMVTTGALVYGDVERHLRFNEEEHPVALQLGGSDPADLATSAKLGQQWGYDEINLNCGCPSERVQKGAFGACLMAEPQLVADCVKAMRDAVTIDVTVKHRIGIDQSESYDFVRDFVGTVADAGCTTFVVHARNAILKGLSPKENREIPPLKYDFAYRLKRDFPDFEIIINGGIKTEAEIDLHLQHVDGVMLGREAYHNPYLMAGFDQRYYGAETPIQSREDVLRAMIPYISAQLAKDGGKGLKLNSITRHMLGLMQGLPGARQFRQTLSDARQLAAGDPQLLLRALQRHPLAA encoded by the coding sequence ATGACCACGATTTCCGCGCCTACCTCCGACACTTCCGCGACCGCTCCTGTGCGTGGCCGCCGCCTGTCCGTGGCGCCGATGATGGATTGGACGGACCGCCATTGCCGCGTCTTCCACCGCCAGATCACGCGCCACACCTGGCTGTATACGGAGATGGTGACGACCGGCGCCCTGGTCTACGGCGATGTGGAGCGCCACCTGCGCTTCAACGAGGAAGAGCATCCGGTCGCCCTGCAGCTGGGCGGCAGCGATCCGGCCGACCTGGCCACCAGCGCCAAACTGGGCCAGCAATGGGGCTATGACGAGATCAACCTGAATTGCGGCTGCCCCTCGGAGCGGGTGCAGAAGGGCGCTTTCGGCGCCTGCCTGATGGCCGAGCCGCAGCTGGTGGCCGATTGCGTGAAAGCCATGCGCGACGCCGTCACCATCGACGTCACGGTCAAGCACCGCATCGGCATCGACCAGAGCGAATCCTATGACTTCGTGCGCGATTTCGTCGGCACGGTGGCGGACGCCGGCTGCACCACCTTCGTCGTGCATGCGCGCAACGCCATCCTGAAAGGCCTCTCGCCCAAGGAAAACCGCGAGATTCCGCCGCTCAAATACGACTTCGCCTACCGCCTGAAACGCGATTTTCCTGACTTCGAAATCATCATCAACGGCGGCATCAAGACCGAAGCCGAGATCGACCTGCATCTGCAGCACGTCGATGGCGTGATGCTGGGCCGCGAGGCTTACCACAACCCCTATCTGATGGCGGGCTTCGACCAGCGCTACTATGGCGCCGAAACGCCGATCCAGAGCCGGGAAGACGTGCTGCGCGCCATGATCCCGTATATCAGCGCCCAGCTGGCCAAGGATGGTGGCAAGGGCTTGAAGCTGAACAGCATCACGCGCCATATGCTGGGTTTGATGCAAGGCTTGCCGGGCGCCCGCCAATTCCGCCAGACCCTGTCCGACGCGCGCCAGCTGGCCGCCGGCGACCCGCAGCTGCTGTTGCGCGCCCTGCAGCGCCACCCGCTCGCCGCCTGA
- a CDS encoding AAA family ATPase, whose product MENTASMALIERFSIKGLHGYKDLSIDFSGAATIIVAENGMGKTTLLNILNAFLTRRFHRLASFSFGSIECLFVGKNLPLVLERSMLGDGPNSEDNALRELAESASMPENELSDFMTGVYRPEKFQSLQSHPIVRQIYYSIELNWEQVEAALDNIHAGLDNSFSAAAKLVSAEVLRCVGDIEIVFLPTYRRVERPQLRPRISRSHRHMVDPAHVNSNRLDDIVFGLSDVEEKLVELSDEIERRSNQGYRTLSTRILDEMLKGSARQETVTASDLPDVKSLSRFLNRVTRHEQRFGGVFEDIENLYATGAIENADNWFLRYFLSRLAGVIEQTREMEQKVEQFVSVCNSYLTLSSDEKALAFDPQTLRVVVEDLWAKRVIGLELLSSGEKQIVSLMARLYLSSKKKMVLIDEPELSLSLDWQRKVLPDITKSGSVVQLFAITHSPFVYDNELDGCARALKVIRNEVANV is encoded by the coding sequence ATGGAAAACACAGCATCGATGGCACTTATTGAGAGATTCTCTATAAAGGGTCTTCATGGTTACAAGGATTTGTCGATCGATTTTTCAGGGGCTGCTACTATTATTGTCGCTGAAAATGGTATGGGCAAAACAACCTTACTGAATATTTTGAACGCTTTTTTAACGCGCCGATTTCATCGGCTTGCTTCATTCTCATTTGGTTCAATTGAATGCCTTTTTGTTGGGAAAAATTTACCTTTGGTGCTGGAGCGGTCGATGCTCGGTGATGGACCAAACTCTGAAGATAATGCCCTGCGGGAACTTGCAGAGTCTGCATCAATGCCTGAAAACGAATTATCTGATTTTATGACGGGAGTTTATCGTCCTGAAAAATTTCAATCTCTACAGTCCCATCCGATTGTTCGGCAGATTTACTATTCGATAGAATTAAATTGGGAGCAGGTCGAAGCAGCGCTCGATAACATCCATGCGGGCCTTGATAATTCCTTTAGCGCGGCTGCTAAGTTGGTTAGTGCTGAGGTTCTTCGTTGTGTGGGAGATATAGAAATAGTGTTTCTACCAACTTATCGAAGAGTCGAACGGCCTCAACTTCGGCCACGTATTAGCCGTTCTCATAGACATATGGTGGATCCGGCCCATGTGAACTCCAATCGCCTAGATGATATCGTGTTCGGTTTGTCTGATGTCGAAGAAAAGCTTGTCGAATTAAGCGACGAAATTGAACGTCGCTCTAATCAGGGATATCGCACACTAAGCACAAGGATCTTAGATGAAATGCTGAAGGGAAGTGCTCGCCAAGAGACAGTAACTGCTTCAGATTTGCCTGATGTTAAATCGCTCTCTCGCTTTCTAAATCGAGTAACTCGCCACGAGCAGCGGTTCGGTGGTGTATTTGAAGATATTGAAAATCTTTATGCAACAGGGGCAATCGAAAATGCAGATAATTGGTTTCTGCGGTACTTTTTAAGTAGATTGGCTGGGGTAATTGAACAGACTCGTGAAATGGAACAAAAAGTTGAGCAGTTTGTAAGCGTTTGCAATAGCTACCTTACTTTATCGAGTGATGAAAAGGCTTTGGCTTTTGATCCGCAAACACTGAGAGTTGTTGTGGAGGATCTATGGGCAAAACGTGTGATTGGATTAGAGTTATTATCATCGGGCGAAAAGCAAATTGTCTCTCTTATGGCTAGACTGTATTTGAGTTCAAAGAAGAAGATGGTTTTGATAGATGAGCCTGAATTATCGCTTTCCTTGGATTGGCAAAGGAAGGTTTTGCCTGATATTACTAAAAGTGGCAGCGTTGTGCAACTATTTGCAATAACGCATTCTCCTTTTGTTTATGACAATGAATTGGATGGTTGTGCTCGTGCTTTGAAAGTTATTCGGAACGAGGTTGCAAATGTCTGA
- a CDS encoding DUF4435 domain-containing protein, translating to MSEIEKHRKSRKSPSVLQHSIILVRSARPESLIFVFEGQEDVGVYETWIGRTRLSLNYEPIVGKGKEQLISLCKKIINENPEFLRRIYFFVDCDFDDFECMRNLFTLDGYSIENFLCTSSTLESLLSDEFRCAASPLEKQRIKEAFERFLDEFEKSAKELHFQFFAARRIGLNVLSKAEDSRSIVNIYLDRVEPAYQDLKEVIEVGGSIDGVVVEALREEFAELHRYRTQRGKYVLCAFRRWLRLLTADRKQSEPQLFDHSMPALPGEPWSVSLRRLAGQSPVPTGLASFVEEAARAA from the coding sequence ATGTCTGAAATAGAGAAGCATAGAAAAAGTAGGAAAAGCCCATCTGTTTTGCAACATTCGATAATACTGGTGAGAAGCGCACGGCCCGAGTCGCTCATCTTTGTTTTTGAAGGGCAAGAGGATGTTGGGGTTTATGAAACGTGGATTGGGCGAACTCGTTTAAGTTTGAATTATGAGCCAATAGTGGGGAAAGGGAAGGAGCAATTAATTTCTTTGTGTAAGAAAATCATTAATGAAAATCCTGAATTTTTGCGTAGAATATATTTCTTCGTGGACTGTGATTTTGATGATTTTGAATGTATGAGGAATTTATTTACGCTTGATGGGTATTCAATTGAGAATTTCTTGTGCACATCTAGTACATTGGAAAGCTTATTGTCAGACGAATTTAGGTGCGCGGCATCTCCATTGGAGAAGCAGAGAATAAAAGAGGCTTTTGAGAGATTTTTGGATGAATTTGAAAAATCCGCTAAAGAGTTGCATTTTCAATTCTTTGCTGCTCGTCGAATTGGATTGAATGTTTTGAGTAAGGCTGAGGATTCAAGGTCAATTGTAAATATTTATCTTGATAGGGTGGAGCCTGCTTATCAGGATTTAAAGGAAGTAATTGAGGTCGGCGGTAGTATAGATGGTGTGGTTGTTGAGGCGCTTCGCGAAGAGTTTGCTGAGCTTCACAGATACAGAACGCAGCGCGGCAAATATGTCCTCTGTGCTTTTAGGCGTTGGCTTCGACTACTGACCGCAGATAGAAAACAATCTGAGCCGCAGTTGTTCGATCATAGTATGCCGGCCCTTCCGGGTGAGCCTTGGTCCGTGTCTCTAAGACGGTTGGCCGGGCAGTCGCCGGTACCTACTGGGTTGGCTTCGTTTGTCGAGGAAGCTGCTCGTGCAGCCTGA
- a CDS encoding energy transducer TonB, with amino-acid sequence MSLNKRWLSAAAVVLLANASLAYAAEVPASFDAKNCKAEYPKASLMNEEQGTVSMSFLVSAGGDVMDSKIEKSSGFKNLDKAAIKAISACKFKPGTKDGKPDQTWTKVDYAWKLD; translated from the coding sequence ATGTCTTTGAACAAGCGTTGGTTGAGTGCGGCAGCCGTGGTGCTGCTGGCAAATGCGTCCCTGGCATACGCAGCGGAAGTGCCAGCCAGTTTCGATGCCAAGAACTGCAAGGCCGAGTATCCGAAAGCATCGCTGATGAATGAGGAACAAGGCACGGTGTCGATGAGCTTCCTGGTCTCGGCCGGTGGCGATGTGATGGACTCCAAGATCGAGAAGTCGAGCGGCTTCAAGAACCTGGACAAGGCCGCCATCAAGGCCATCAGCGCCTGCAAGTTCAAGCCCGGCACCAAGGACGGCAAGCCGGACCAGACCTGGACCAAGGTCGACTACGCCTGGAAGCTGGACTAA